From one Agathobaculum sp. NTUH-O15-33 genomic stretch:
- a CDS encoding metallophosphoesterase, whose translation MALFTLADLHLSTAVPKSMDIFGGRWQGYTEKIVKNWRALIAPEDTVVLGGDISWGISLSEARTDFELLESLPGRKLILKGNHDLWWETAAKMHRFLEEHGMQSIDFLHNNCFFYENTALCGTRGWPFEQDFADPHNEKIFRRELMRLEASLRQGAAAAPEEIVCFLHYPPLYASFRCEAIVSMLQKYGVRRCFYGHLHSESLRYAVEGVYDGIEWRLVSGDHVDFTPVLLKK comes from the coding sequence ATGGCGCTTTTTACGCTGGCCGATCTGCATCTCTCCACCGCCGTGCCCAAGTCGATGGATATATTTGGCGGCAGGTGGCAGGGCTACACGGAAAAGATCGTCAAAAACTGGCGCGCGCTGATCGCGCCGGAGGACACGGTCGTTCTGGGCGGCGATATCTCGTGGGGCATTAGCCTGAGCGAAGCGCGCACGGATTTTGAACTGCTCGAAAGCCTGCCCGGGCGTAAGCTCATTTTAAAGGGCAACCACGATCTTTGGTGGGAAACGGCGGCCAAGATGCACCGGTTCCTTGAGGAGCACGGCATGCAAAGCATCGATTTTCTGCATAATAACTGCTTCTTTTACGAAAACACCGCGCTGTGCGGCACGCGCGGCTGGCCCTTTGAGCAGGACTTTGCCGATCCGCACAACGAAAAAATATTCCGGCGGGAGCTGATGCGGCTGGAGGCCTCGCTCCGGCAGGGGGCCGCGGCCGCGCCGGAGGAGATCGTCTGTTTTCTCCATTACCCGCCGCTTTACGCCTCGTTTCGCTGCGAAGCGATCGTTTCCATGCTGCAAAAGTACGGCGTGCGGCGCTGTTTTTACGGTCACCTGCACTCGGAAAGCCTGCGGTACGCGGTGGAAGGGGTGTACGACGGCATCGAATGGCGGCTGGTTTCGGGAGATCATGTGGATTTTACACCGGTTTTGCTTAAAAAATAA
- the thrC gene encoding threonine synthase, with the protein MEYVSTRDKSRAVSSAYAIANGIAPDGGLYCPTEFPSLSAEDWHALAKMDYKGRAAMILGRFLTDFSAEELTDFAAKAYADEKFGGANTAPVVSLADGKHLLELWHGPTCAFKDMALQILPHLLTASLRKIGEKRTACILVATSGDTGKAALDGFADVPGTKIMVYYPENGVSPMQKLQMNTQTGENVEVVAIRGNFDDAQSAVKQIFTDAATREALDRDGMMLSSANSINWGRLAPQIAYYISAYCDLLAEGKIAHGDQINICVPTGNFGNILAAYIAKQMGLPVNKFICASNRNNVLTDFFKKGGSYDKNRAFYTTASPSMDILISSNLERLLFLASGQNDKLVAELMDKLGTEGRYALTAEMFSGIAADFDAGCCDDAETAETIRALWEKEHYLADTHTAVAVRVYEDYRARTGDETPVVIASTASPFKFCRSVIEALGGSLERDDVTQLGVLEQLTGEKAPAPLAALAGKTPRFDRVVDKEAIFQTIELLKAR; encoded by the coding sequence ATGGAATATGTAAGCACGAGAGACAAGAGCCGTGCGGTCTCGTCGGCCTACGCGATCGCGAACGGCATCGCGCCGGACGGCGGCCTGTATTGCCCGACCGAATTCCCGTCGCTTTCCGCGGAGGATTGGCACGCGCTGGCGAAAATGGACTACAAAGGCCGCGCGGCCATGATACTCGGCCGGTTCCTGACCGATTTTTCGGCGGAAGAGCTTACGGACTTTGCCGCGAAGGCGTATGCGGATGAAAAATTCGGCGGCGCGAATACCGCGCCCGTCGTATCGCTCGCGGACGGCAAGCATCTGTTGGAGCTGTGGCACGGCCCCACCTGCGCGTTCAAGGACATGGCGCTGCAAATCCTGCCGCATTTGCTGACCGCGTCGCTCCGCAAGATCGGCGAAAAGCGCACCGCGTGCATCCTCGTCGCGACCTCGGGCGATACGGGCAAGGCCGCGCTCGACGGCTTCGCCGATGTGCCGGGCACCAAGATCATGGTATACTATCCGGAAAACGGCGTGTCCCCGATGCAAAAGCTGCAAATGAACACGCAGACAGGGGAAAACGTTGAGGTGGTCGCCATTCGCGGCAACTTCGACGACGCCCAGTCCGCCGTCAAGCAAATCTTTACCGATGCGGCGACGCGCGAGGCGCTGGACCGCGACGGTATGATGCTGTCCTCCGCCAATTCGATCAACTGGGGGCGGCTGGCCCCGCAGATCGCCTACTATATTTCGGCGTATTGCGATCTGCTCGCCGAAGGTAAGATCGCGCATGGCGATCAGATCAATATCTGCGTGCCCACGGGCAACTTCGGCAATATCCTCGCGGCGTACATCGCAAAGCAGATGGGCCTGCCGGTGAACAAGTTCATCTGCGCCTCCAACCGCAACAATGTGCTGACCGACTTTTTCAAAAAGGGCGGCAGCTATGATAAGAACCGCGCGTTTTACACCACCGCCTCGCCGTCGATGGATATCCTGATCTCGTCCAATCTGGAACGCCTGCTGTTCCTCGCCTCGGGACAGAACGACAAGCTGGTCGCCGAACTGATGGACAAGCTGGGGACCGAGGGCCGCTACGCGCTGACGGCGGAAATGTTCTCCGGTATCGCCGCGGATTTCGACGCGGGCTGCTGCGACGATGCCGAGACCGCCGAGACCATCCGCGCACTGTGGGAAAAGGAGCACTATCTGGCCGATACGCACACGGCGGTCGCCGTGCGGGTGTACGAGGACTACCGCGCGCGCACCGGCGACGAGACGCCGGTCGTCATTGCTTCCACCGCGTCGCCGTTTAAGTTCTGCCGTTCGGTGATCGAAGCGCTGGGCGGTTCGCTCGAGCGGGACGATGTGACGCAGCTCGGCGTTCTGGAACAGCTGACGGGCGAAAAGGCTCCCGCGCCGCTTGCCGCGCTCGCGGGCAAGACGCCGCGCTTTGACCGCGTGGTGGACAAGGAAGCGATCTTTCAGACAATCGAGCTGCTGAAGGCGCGGTAA
- a CDS encoding dipeptidase, with the protein MKLFDLHCDTIYECCETGKVLRENDLHVNLAGARRYTHYAQFFALFCGARAPSAELAAGRASLLDTPPNERFARMVKTAMGEFEKNADWLTFCRTSEDLARAAAEGKAAAFLSVEGAELLPDTPDGLDLAYDAGVRLLTLTWNYRSKFGCPASVDQAEGLTEEGRKLVRDCEQKGIIVDVSHLSEQGFWDVCETAAKPFVATHSDSRALCRHPRNLTDRQFAAIVSGGGLVGVNLYTPFLVRQSDSVLEDALDHIEHFLGLYGEGHLALGCDLDGCDELPAGVGGLGDLYKLGELMLRKGYKESTVNGLFYDNAFAFIEKML; encoded by the coding sequence ATGAAGCTTTTTGACCTGCACTGCGACACGATCTATGAATGCTGCGAGACCGGCAAGGTCCTGCGGGAAAACGACCTGCACGTGAATTTGGCCGGCGCGCGGCGGTATACGCATTACGCACAGTTTTTTGCGCTGTTCTGCGGCGCGCGCGCGCCGAGCGCCGAGCTGGCGGCCGGTCGGGCATCGCTTTTGGATACGCCGCCAAACGAGCGCTTTGCCCGCATGGTAAAAACCGCGATGGGCGAATTTGAAAAAAACGCCGATTGGCTGACGTTTTGCCGTACATCGGAGGATTTGGCGCGCGCGGCGGCCGAAGGCAAGGCGGCGGCGTTCCTTTCAGTCGAGGGCGCAGAACTGCTGCCCGACACTCCGGACGGACTGGATTTGGCCTATGACGCGGGCGTGCGCCTGCTGACGCTGACATGGAATTACCGCAGCAAATTCGGCTGCCCGGCGTCGGTCGATCAAGCCGAGGGGCTGACGGAGGAAGGGCGCAAGCTGGTGCGGGATTGCGAACAAAAGGGGATTATTGTCGATGTGTCCCACCTGTCCGAACAGGGCTTTTGGGACGTATGTGAAACGGCGGCGAAGCCCTTTGTGGCCACGCACAGCGATTCGCGCGCGCTTTGCCGCCATCCGCGTAACCTGACCGACCGGCAGTTTGCCGCGATTGTTTCGGGGGGCGGTCTGGTGGGCGTCAACCTGTACACGCCGTTTTTGGTGCGTCAGAGCGATTCGGTCTTGGAGGACGCGCTCGACCATATCGAGCATTTTCTCGGCCTTTACGGCGAGGGCCATTTGGCGCTTGGCTGCGATCTGGACGGGTGCGACGAGCTGCCCGCCGGGGTGGGAGGTCTGGGCGACCTGTATAAGCTGGGCGAACTGATGCTGCGCAAGGGGTATAAGGAAAGCACCGTGAACGGGCTGTTTTACGACAATGCGTTCGCGTTTATAGAAAAAATGCTGTAA
- a CDS encoding YraN family protein, whose product MKGAWGERQAQAYLKRKGYRIVETNFRTRLGEIDIIARDGPYIVFAEVKTRRDSRFALPREHVTAAKRQRICVTAEQWLQRNPGAGQPRFDVIEVYGEEGAAPRDICHLIDAFGG is encoded by the coding sequence ATGAAGGGCGCATGGGGCGAGCGGCAAGCGCAGGCGTATTTGAAGCGCAAGGGCTACCGTATCGTGGAAACGAATTTTCGCACCCGGCTGGGTGAGATCGACATTATTGCGCGCGACGGCCCATATATTGTATTCGCCGAGGTGAAAACGCGAAGGGACAGCCGCTTTGCGCTGCCGCGCGAGCATGTGACGGCTGCCAAGCGGCAGCGCATTTGCGTCACGGCCGAACAGTGGCTGCAGCGAAACCCCGGCGCGGGGCAGCCGCGCTTCGATGTGATCGAGGTATACGGGGAGGAAGGCGCGGCCCCGCGGGATATCTGCCACCTCATAGACGCCTTTGGGGGATAG
- a CDS encoding ribonuclease HII, with translation MIWEYEEQAAADGYRAVCGVDEAGRGPLAGPVCAAAVILPPGLVIDGLNDSKKLTEKKREALYSVICENAVAWSAALVDEQVIDEINILQATYRVMRQAVEGLSVPADFVLVDGNRSEGLAVPHRCIAGGDGLSPSIAAASIIAKVTRDRLLRQYDETYPQYGFAKHKGYGSRAHYEALLRYGPCPIHRRTFLRKFYEQHPEAPR, from the coding sequence ATGATCTGGGAATATGAAGAACAGGCTGCGGCGGATGGTTACCGGGCGGTCTGCGGCGTGGACGAAGCCGGGCGCGGGCCGCTCGCGGGACCGGTGTGCGCGGCGGCGGTCATTTTGCCGCCGGGCCTTGTGATCGATGGCCTGAACGACAGCAAGAAGCTGACGGAAAAAAAGCGCGAAGCGCTCTACTCCGTCATTTGCGAGAACGCGGTCGCGTGGTCGGCGGCGCTGGTGGATGAGCAGGTGATCGATGAGATCAATATTTTACAGGCGACTTACCGCGTGATGCGGCAGGCGGTGGAGGGGCTTTCCGTTCCGGCGGATTTTGTGCTGGTGGACGGCAACCGCTCGGAAGGGCTGGCGGTACCGCACCGCTGTATCGCGGGCGGAGACGGCCTATCGCCCTCAATCGCGGCCGCGTCGATCATTGCCAAGGTGACGAGGGACCGGCTGCTGCGTCAGTATGACGAAACCTATCCCCAGTACGGCTTTGCAAAGCACAAGGGCTACGGCAGCCGGGCGCATTACGAAGCGCTGCTGCGATACGGCCCGTGCCCGATCCATCGGCGCACATTTTTGCGCAAGTTCTACGAGCAGCACCCGGAGGCGCCGCGATGA
- the ylqF gene encoding ribosome biogenesis GTPase YlqF: MNIQWYPGHMTKTRRQMAEYIKQVDAVCEVVDARIPQVSRNPDMEEIAAGKPRLIILNRIDLADPAATASWARWFREKGWAVIETDSRLGQGTQAFASAVRALLADKIAQWNEKGQIGKSVRVMVVGIPNVGKSTFINRILGRKSAKAADKPGVTRGSQWFRVESGIDLLDTPGILWPKFDDERVGLLLAVTGAIKDDILDVETLGCKLMELLAARAPETIAARYGVAAPADSDFPGYDLLQQAGKKRGFLLRGGEIDTERMARILLDEFRGGVLGRITLETPEEYA, encoded by the coding sequence ATGAATATTCAGTGGTATCCCGGTCACATGACCAAGACCCGCCGGCAAATGGCGGAGTATATCAAGCAGGTGGACGCGGTGTGCGAGGTGGTGGACGCCCGCATCCCGCAGGTGTCCCGCAACCCGGACATGGAAGAGATCGCCGCGGGCAAGCCGCGCCTGATCATTTTAAACCGGATCGATCTGGCCGATCCCGCCGCAACGGCGTCGTGGGCTCGCTGGTTCCGTGAAAAGGGCTGGGCGGTCATAGAGACGGACAGTCGCTTGGGACAAGGCACGCAGGCGTTCGCGTCCGCGGTGCGCGCGCTGCTCGCGGATAAGATCGCGCAGTGGAACGAAAAGGGACAGATCGGCAAGTCGGTGCGCGTGATGGTGGTCGGCATTCCGAATGTCGGCAAATCCACGTTCATCAACCGTATTCTGGGCCGCAAGTCGGCCAAGGCGGCGGACAAGCCGGGCGTGACGCGCGGCAGCCAGTGGTTCCGTGTGGAAAGCGGCATCGATTTGCTGGATACGCCGGGCATACTCTGGCCCAAATTTGACGACGAACGCGTTGGCCTGCTGCTGGCGGTCACCGGCGCGATCAAGGACGATATATTGGATGTGGAAACGCTTGGCTGCAAGCTGATGGAGCTGCTCGCGGCGCGCGCCCCGGAGACGATCGCCGCGCGATATGGCGTGGCGGCGCCGGCGGACAGCGATTTTCCCGGCTATGATCTATTGCAACAGGCCGGTAAGAAGCGCGGCTTTTTGCTGCGCGGCGGCGAGATCGATACCGAGCGTATGGCGCGTATTTTGCTGGACGAGTTCCGCGGCGGCGTTTTGGGCCGCATCACGCTGGAAACACCGGAGGAATACGCATGA
- the lepB gene encoding signal peptidase I produces the protein MQEIQENGAGKHEKQEGRFKSELFGWGESLLTVLIFFVIVFTFFARLIGVDGSSMVPTLQDHNIMLVSNLNYTPEKGDIVVLNKPNFYHGQPIVKRVIATGGDTIEISADTGDVIVNGTVLDEPYIAEKINTFEHLGDMTYPQTVPEGCIFVMGDNRNHSSDSRRSDLGMVDERYVLGHVLSVLFPFSQFGSVE, from the coding sequence ATGCAGGAAATACAGGAAAACGGCGCGGGCAAGCACGAAAAGCAGGAAGGCCGCTTCAAAAGCGAGTTGTTCGGCTGGGGCGAGTCTCTGCTGACCGTTTTGATCTTTTTTGTGATCGTTTTTACCTTTTTTGCCCGATTGATTGGCGTGGACGGTTCCTCAATGGTGCCGACGCTGCAGGATCACAACATCATGTTGGTGAGCAACCTGAATTATACGCCCGAAAAAGGCGATATCGTGGTTTTGAACAAGCCGAATTTTTATCACGGCCAGCCGATCGTGAAGCGCGTCATTGCGACCGGCGGCGATACGATTGAAATCAGCGCCGACACCGGCGATGTGATCGTCAATGGAACCGTGCTGGACGAACCTTATATCGCGGAGAAGATCAACACGTTCGAGCACTTGGGCGATATGACCTACCCGCAGACCGTGCCGGAGGGCTGTATTTTCGTGATGGGCGATAACCGCAACCACTCGTCCGACAGCCGACGGAGCGATCTGGGCATGGTGGATGAGCGCTATGTGCTCGGCCATGTGCTTTCGGTGCTGTTCCCGTTCAGCCAGTTTGGCTCGGTGGAGTAA
- the rplS gene encoding 50S ribosomal protein L19: protein MDLVKVLSEQQLKSDLPDLKIGDTVKVHAKIKEGNRERIQVFEGIIIARKHSGVNQTITVRRISYGVGVEKTFPVHSPNVAKFEIVRRGKVRRAKLYYLRGRVGKAAKVAEKV, encoded by the coding sequence ATGGATTTAGTCAAGGTACTGTCCGAGCAGCAGCTGAAAAGCGATCTGCCCGATCTGAAGATCGGCGACACCGTTAAGGTGCACGCAAAGATCAAGGAAGGTAACCGCGAGCGCATTCAGGTGTTCGAGGGTATCATTATTGCCAGAAAGCACTCCGGCGTCAACCAGACGATTACGGTTCGCCGCATTTCTTACGGCGTAGGCGTTGAGAAGACGTTCCCGGTGCATTCCCCGAACGTTGCGAAGTTCGAGATCGTGCGCCGTGGTAAGGTTCGCCGCGCCAAGCTGTACTATCTGCGCGGCAGAGTCGGCAAGGCTGCCAAGGTTGCGGAAAAGGTTTAA
- a CDS encoding alpha-amylase family glycosyl hydrolase translates to MWAYESVFYQIYPIGFCGAPRENDGVAVPRIAKVGDWAAHIEKLGCDAVYFSPLFESDSHGYDTRDYRKLDCRLGTNADFAKVCDTLHEHNVRVVLDGVFNHVGRGFWAFRDVQEKKRDSPYKDWFHISFDGNSNYNDGFWYEGWEGHYELVRLNLQNPEVVAHLFDCIRLWVDEFDIDGLRLDVAYCLDKDFIRQLRAFCDGLKPGFFLVGELLHGDYNQFVGNEMLHSCTNYECYKGLYSSLNSMNLFEITHSLLRQFGPENWTLYRGKHLLSFVDNHDVTRAASILSDPKHLPLLYGMLFGMPGIPCVYYGSEWGITGEKSHGDDALRPSFDAPEWNDLTDRIAAMAGAHRASKALCYGDFKQLVLTNKQCIWERVCEEERVLVALNIDSEPFTAHFNANAGRGVDLITGEMHDFGGGSELPPYSVAFWKTE, encoded by the coding sequence ATGTGGGCATACGAAAGCGTGTTCTATCAGATCTATCCGATCGGTTTCTGCGGCGCGCCGCGTGAAAACGACGGTGTCGCCGTTCCACGCATCGCCAAGGTGGGCGACTGGGCGGCGCATATCGAAAAGCTCGGCTGCGACGCCGTGTACTTCTCCCCCCTGTTTGAATCCGACTCGCACGGCTACGACACCCGTGATTACCGCAAGCTGGACTGCCGCCTTGGCACGAACGCGGATTTTGCAAAGGTGTGCGATACCCTGCACGAGCATAACGTCCGCGTCGTGCTGGACGGCGTGTTCAACCATGTCGGCCGCGGCTTCTGGGCCTTCCGCGACGTGCAGGAGAAAAAGCGGGACTCCCCCTACAAGGACTGGTTCCATATTTCGTTCGACGGCAACTCGAATTACAACGACGGCTTTTGGTACGAGGGTTGGGAGGGCCACTATGAGCTGGTGCGCCTGAACCTGCAAAACCCTGAAGTCGTGGCGCATCTGTTCGATTGTATCCGCCTGTGGGTGGACGAGTTCGATATCGACGGCCTGCGGCTCGATGTCGCCTATTGTTTGGACAAGGATTTTATTCGGCAGCTGCGCGCGTTTTGCGACGGCTTGAAGCCCGGCTTTTTCCTTGTCGGCGAGCTGCTCCACGGCGATTACAATCAATTTGTCGGGAACGAGATGCTGCACTCCTGCACCAATTACGAATGCTACAAGGGCCTGTATTCTTCGCTCAACTCCATGAACCTGTTTGAAATCACGCATTCGCTGCTGCGTCAGTTCGGCCCGGAAAACTGGACGCTTTACCGCGGCAAGCATCTGCTGTCCTTTGTCGATAACCACGATGTGACGCGCGCAGCCTCTATCCTGTCCGACCCTAAGCACCTGCCGCTGCTCTACGGCATGCTGTTTGGCATGCCGGGCATTCCCTGTGTATACTACGGCAGCGAATGGGGCATTACGGGAGAAAAATCGCATGGCGACGACGCGCTGCGTCCCTCCTTCGACGCGCCTGAATGGAACGACCTGACCGACCGGATCGCCGCCATGGCGGGGGCGCACCGCGCGAGCAAGGCCCTCTGCTACGGCGATTTCAAGCAGCTTGTACTCACCAATAAACAGTGTATCTGGGAGCGGGTATGCGAGGAGGAACGCGTTCTCGTCGCCCTCAACATCGATTCCGAACCCTTCACCGCGCACTTCAACGCAAACGCCGGCCGCGGCGTCGACCTGATCACCGGCGAGATGCACGATTTCGGCGGCGGCAGCGAACTGCCCCCCTACTCCGTCGCGTTCTGGAAGACCGAGTAA
- a CDS encoding S-layer homology domain-containing protein, producing the protein MKKRLIAFMLSASLMVGLAPAAFAASDIDKHWAKTYIEYLNEEGVYKPSATTGDFEPDRDMTRAEFMRYINRAFHFTETAAINYDDVKSNAWYYDTVRIAAKYGYINGVGDNKMEPEGPVTREQAATLIGRLFKADPGDIDPESLSFTDKDKISKWSAGYIKAATDKGFLAGYTDGSFKPDQVVSRGEVAKILYFYLGTSLSTAGKAYTGADLKSDTANVTISENCTLSDATITGDLYITEGLGADAVTLTNVKVEGSVIVSGGTVTMVNTTSDHMIVSSPMGRLLQVTATGASHIRETEIDSNATLYERGLTTTGYEGFANVAVDGGSRVSLTLDAAVSNLHLAGEASVNTTAGTSIYHLTADKAASITGYGSIYQAEINVNGVTIAKDIAVSGYTLASGVTANIGGETVNTSSAASVTPTSISVDLNDLSPLGAAVDISLPTGAKVQTVTCDGLILSPSVAYTETANGIRVQTSYLATLARGNHTLLITSSDGHKYSIAVAVTNSNSLAGASELSFDRYYKSAGFKDLSLRLSSINAASDIRSVVLGLTNLDYEFDSATRSIILRRGLLAQLPEGLYTITVNLKTGTEEQAQLTVSDSTPSGLTAQVAEYDTFDPVEVSVPLDLDRLNVRSVTAIRNNAVQTLVQNTDYTVDKTKMTFKKTTLEAFRQSKGLVEFTITMNDNSVVVLVVDYI; encoded by the coding sequence ATGAAAAAAAGATTGATAGCCTTTATGCTATCCGCATCACTGATGGTCGGTCTGGCTCCTGCGGCCTTTGCCGCGAGCGATATCGACAAGCACTGGGCGAAAACCTATATTGAATATTTAAATGAAGAGGGCGTGTATAAGCCAAGCGCGACGACCGGCGACTTTGAGCCCGACCGGGATATGACGCGCGCTGAATTTATGCGCTATATTAACCGCGCGTTTCATTTTACCGAGACCGCGGCCATCAATTACGACGACGTAAAGAGCAACGCGTGGTACTACGATACCGTGCGCATCGCGGCCAAGTACGGTTACATCAACGGCGTGGGCGACAACAAGATGGAGCCCGAAGGCCCGGTTACGCGTGAACAGGCCGCGACGCTGATCGGCCGTCTGTTCAAGGCGGACCCCGGCGATATCGATCCGGAGTCGCTTTCCTTTACCGATAAGGACAAGATATCGAAATGGAGCGCGGGCTATATCAAGGCCGCGACCGATAAGGGCTTTTTGGCGGGCTATACGGACGGTTCCTTTAAGCCGGATCAGGTCGTGTCCCGCGGCGAAGTGGCTAAAATACTGTATTTCTACCTCGGCACCTCGCTGTCCACGGCCGGCAAGGCCTACACGGGAGCCGATCTGAAGAGCGATACCGCCAATGTGACGATTTCGGAAAACTGCACGCTGTCCGACGCGACGATCACTGGCGATCTGTACATCACCGAAGGCCTCGGGGCCGACGCTGTGACCCTCACAAATGTGAAGGTTGAGGGTTCTGTCATCGTGTCCGGTGGTACGGTTACAATGGTAAATACGACGAGCGATCACATGATCGTTTCGTCTCCGATGGGGCGCCTGCTGCAAGTAACTGCAACGGGCGCTAGCCATATCCGTGAGACCGAGATCGACTCCAACGCGACCCTTTACGAGCGCGGGCTGACGACGACCGGCTATGAAGGCTTTGCCAACGTAGCGGTGGACGGCGGCAGCCGCGTGTCGCTGACGCTGGACGCGGCGGTAAGCAACCTGCACCTTGCGGGCGAAGCTTCCGTCAACACGACCGCGGGCACCTCGATTTATCACCTGACGGCGGATAAGGCGGCATCCATCACGGGCTACGGCTCGATCTATCAGGCGGAGATCAATGTAAACGGCGTGACCATTGCAAAGGATATCGCGGTTTCCGGCTATACGCTCGCAAGCGGCGTGACCGCGAACATCGGCGGCGAAACGGTGAACACTTCTTCCGCCGCGAGCGTGACGCCTACCTCGATCTCGGTTGATTTAAACGATCTTTCGCCGCTGGGCGCGGCGGTCGATATTTCGCTGCCGACAGGCGCCAAGGTGCAAACCGTCACTTGCGACGGGCTGATCCTTTCGCCGTCGGTCGCCTATACGGAAACCGCGAACGGCATCCGCGTGCAGACTTCGTACCTTGCCACGCTGGCGCGCGGCAACCACACGCTGCTGATCACCTCGTCGGATGGACATAAGTATTCGATCGCCGTCGCGGTGACCAATTCCAACAGTCTGGCCGGCGCATCGGAGCTTTCGTTCGACCGGTACTATAAATCCGCCGGCTTTAAGGATTTGTCGCTTCGTCTGTCTTCAATCAACGCCGCGAGTGATATCCGTTCGGTCGTGCTGGGGCTGACCAATCTGGATTACGAGTTTGACAGCGCGACGCGCAGCATTATCCTGCGGCGCGGTCTGTTGGCGCAGCTGCCCGAGGGCCTGTATACGATCACGGTCAACCTGAAAACCGGCACCGAGGAGCAGGCGCAGCTGACGGTATCCGATTCGACGCCCTCCGGCTTGACGGCGCAGGTGGCCGAATACGACACCTTTGACCCGGTGGAGGTGAGCGTGCCGCTCGATCTCGATCGGCTCAATGTGCGCAGCGTGACCGCGATCCGGAACAACGCCGTGCAAACGCTCGTGCAGAATACCGATTATACGGTCGATAAGACGAAGATGACCTTTAAAAAGACAACGCTGGAGGCCTTCCGCCAGAGCAAGGGCCTTGTGGAGTTCACCATTACGATGAACGATAATTCAGTGGTGGTTCTGGTTGTCGACTACATTTAA
- a CDS encoding YlmH family RNA-binding protein, translating to MKTKKEIISALARTEDDRLLLAQVLDKAQECETRGYLTHTRFLNMAERAMAEAAARQMGGGALFWGGYEGAERAMAVFYPDYLDEESAKQAAPVALLRAHKRPGDELTHRDYLGALMGLQIDRAMIGDIVVHEAGADLLVSEEIADFLLMHFDKAGRKRIELTREPIESLRISEQREEEGQGSVASPRLDSVIALIFGLSRANAQAEIARGTVFVNGAPCLKDERELREGDRLTVRGRGRARIVSFGGISRKGRLFVTYAKSVL from the coding sequence TTGAAGACCAAAAAGGAGATCATAAGCGCGCTGGCGCGCACAGAGGACGACCGGCTGCTGTTGGCGCAGGTATTGGACAAGGCGCAGGAGTGCGAGACCCGCGGCTACCTGACGCACACGCGGTTTTTGAACATGGCCGAGCGCGCCATGGCGGAGGCGGCGGCGCGCCAAATGGGCGGCGGCGCGTTGTTCTGGGGCGGCTACGAGGGGGCCGAGCGAGCCATGGCCGTGTTTTATCCCGATTATCTGGATGAGGAAAGCGCCAAACAGGCCGCGCCGGTCGCGTTGCTGAGGGCGCACAAAAGGCCGGGGGACGAGCTGACGCACCGCGACTATCTGGGCGCGCTGATGGGCTTGCAGATCGACCGGGCGATGATCGGCGATATCGTGGTGCATGAAGCGGGCGCGGATTTATTGGTAAGCGAGGAGATCGCGGATTTCTTGCTCATGCACTTTGATAAGGCGGGCCGCAAACGGATCGAATTGACGCGCGAGCCGATCGAAAGCCTGCGCATTTCCGAGCAGCGGGAGGAGGAAGGGCAAGGCTCGGTGGCGTCGCCCCGGCTGGACAGCGTGATCGCGCTTATCTTCGGCCTGTCCCGCGCGAACGCGCAGGCGGAGATCGCGCGGGGAACGGTGTTCGTCAATGGAGCGCCCTGCCTGAAAGATGAGCGCGAGCTGCGCGAGGGCGACCGGCTGACCGTGCGCGGCCGCGGCAGGGCGCGGATCGTGTCGTTTGGAGGAATCAGCCGAAAAGGCCGCTTATTTGTCACCTATGCAAAAAGTGTGTTATAA